One Carbonactinospora thermoautotrophica genomic window, CCAACCCCAACTCCTCGACCAGCCGCCGGTACGGCTCCACCCCGCCCCAGAACTCCCCCGCCACGGTCAGCGCCACGTCCGGCACCTGGGCCAGCGCACGCAACAACACGTCCACCCCCTTGTACGGGCGGACCATGCCGAAGAACAGCAACCGCCGACGCGGCTCCCGCGCGCCCGTGCCAGGCCCGCCCGCGGCCGGCAGGTGCGGCGGCAACGAGGCCACCACCACCGGAGCACGAGTCAACGACCGAGCCAACCCCGCCTGCGCCTCCGAATGCACCAACACCCCGTCCACCCGACGCAGCAACGCCCGCGCCAACGGCACGTCGTACCTGGTGCGCTCGTGCGGCAGCACGTTGTGGCAGACGGCGAGCAGGCGCGGCCGGGGACCGGCGCCGCGCCGCAGCGCGCTGAGCAGCGTGAGGTACGCGGGCGCCTGGAAGGTGTTGACGTGCGCGAACGCGACCACCTCAGCGCCCGCGCGGCGCAGCTCCCGCCCGGTGCGCCACCAGCCGTCCGGGCGCCGCCAGGTGAGCGGGTAGCGGGTGCGAGGGTGGGCGGGGATCTCCGGCCGGTCGTCCGCGATCCGCAGCGAGCTGCCCGGCCGCAGCCACTCCGGGTACTCCTCGGACCAGGACACCACCGCCACCTCGTGGCCGGCGGCGGTCAGCCGGTGCGCGAACTCCGTGGTGTGCTGCGCCACCCCACCGCGCAGCGGGTGCGTGGGACCTACGAGGATGATGCGCATGCCTTGCTAAATAAGCGATCTCTCATCGACGGAAAAATCGAGATCTGAACCGTCGCCAGGCCCAGGGGGAGCGGCGGGCGGATCAGCCGGCGCGCACGGGCGTCGGGCGTCGGCGTCGGGCGCCCGCCCAGAGGACCAGGCCGGCGACCACCAGGTCGCCCACGCTCATCAACAGCCGGGAGAGCAACGCCACCACCAGGGCGGCCGGGCGGTCCAGCACCGGCAACAGCAGGGCCACCAGCGCCCAGTCGCGCACGCCCGCCCCGGCCGGCGCGACGACCGCCAGGAAGCCGGCGCACCAGGCGAGCGCGAACCCGCCCACGCAGAGCAGGAACGCCTGCCCGTACGGCGCGCCGAGCCCGGCGGCGAGCACCCAGGCGTGCACCCCGTAGGCGAGCCAGGTCAGCAGCGCCCAGCCGAACGCCGCGCCGACCCCGCGCAGGGTGAGCGGGCACTCCGGGGCGGGCCGGCGGGTGAGCCGGAACAGCAGGCCGAGCGCGGGGTTGAGCACCCGCGGGTGCAGGCCCGCCAGCAGGAGCAAGCCGAGCAGGAACACCCAGCGGTACTCGTAGGAGGCGCCCGCGGCGACCCAGGGCAGCGTCACCAGGGCGGCGAACGCCCCGGACCCGAGGGTGAGCAGCGAGTAGAGCACGAAGGCCGCGGCGGACCGGCGGCGCGGGACCTGGTAGGTGTGGCCCAGCTCCATCTGCGCGATCATCGGCCAGACCGACCCGGGCAGGTACTTGCCGAGGTTGGCGAGGAAGACGATCCGGGCGGCGGGACCGACCGGCAGCGGGGAGCCCAGCGCGGCGAGCAGCGACCGCCAGACCAGCATCGAGGCGGCCAGCGCGACCACGACGGCGGCGAGGCTGGCGAGATACGCGAGAGGATGGAGCCGACCCAGGTCGGCGCGCACGGCCTGCCACTCGGCCGCCAGCGCGTACCCGCCGAGCGCCACCGCGGCGACGACGAAGAGCCAGCCGAGCGCACGGCGGGGCGTCAGGCGTGCGATGGTCGGCATGGCTGGAAGCCTACGGGGTCCGGTACCCGGCGCGGCCTGCGGCACCGGTGGGCTCCAGCCGTGTACTTTCGTAACCGTCGTACCCGGACCCAACCGTGAGGATCGCATGCCGAACAACTTCGCGCTCGGCATTCCGACCGAGTACGGCTTCGAGCTCCCCCGAAAACGCCACGCCTTGGCACGGCCGTACCTCGCCGGGCCGGACGCCACGCTCCTGGACTTCGGGTGCGGGAACGGCGCCAACACCGTGCTGTTCGCGCCGGACGTGCGCCAAGTGGTCGGCGTCGACGTGGTGCCCGAGCACGTGGAGCAGGCCAGCAAGTACGCCGCGGAGCAGGGGCTGGGGAACGTCGAGTACGTGCTGTACGACGGCGACCGGCTGCCGTTCCCGGACGCGTCCTTCGACAACGTGGTGTCGTTCGAGGTGCTGGAGCACACCGCGGACGACCGGCACGCGCTCGCCGAGGTGCGCCGGGTTCTCAAACCGGGCGGGGTGCTCGCGATGTCGGTGCCGAACAAGTGGTACCTCATGGAGACCCACGGCTTCGACCTGCGCCCCCGCTGGGTGAAGTGGAACCGGGTGCCGCTGCTGTCCTGGCTGCCCACGCCGATCCACGAGCGCTACGCGTGCGCGCGCATCTACACCAGGCGGCGGATCTTCCGGCTACTGGAGGCGGGCGGCTTCGAGGTGCTGGAACACCGGTACATCATGCCGCCGTTCGACCGGGTGAACCGGCCGCTGCCGCGCAAGGTGCTGCGCGCGGTGTTCCGCCGGATCGACGCCAGCCCACTGCGGGTGATCGGCGTGGCGCATTTCATCGCGGCGCGCCGGCGGGCCTGACCGCCCGGCCCCCAGGTGACGGGGCCGGTCAGGCGCGGGTCGGGCCCTGCGGCAGCGCCGGCCCGCCCGGCGTCCGGTCGGCCTTGGTGGCGACCCAGATGTAGGTGGGCACGACCGGCAGCAGCGCGCGCAGCACGGCCGGCGGCAGCTTGGCGATCCGGCCCGGCACGATGTCGGTGGCGGCGAACCGGACCGGGTCGGTGAGGACCGGGAGCGTGTAGTCCCATACCTGGAACCCGCGCAGCATCCGGCGCAGCCCCCAGCGGGTGCGGGACCGCTCGTGGTACTTCTCGGCGCGCCCGCTCAGCCGGACGTACCGGTCGGCGAGGGTCGGCGGCAGGTACGACAGGAACGGCAGCCGGTAGTGCGGCTCGATCGGCCCGAGCCGGTTCATCAGGCCGAGGTACAGCACGCCGTCGGCGGCGAGCACGCGGCGCAGCTCGGCCACCACCCCGTCCGGGTTCACGACGTGCTCGTAGATGTGGTTGAACACGATCACGTCGAACGTCCCGTCGGGGAACGGCAGCCGCTCCCCGTCCCCGCAGACGAACCGCACCCGGTCGCCGAACCGGGCGTGGGCCCTGCGCAGCCCGGGCATGTCGATGTCCACCCCGTGGGAGACCAGCCCGGCCTCGGCGAGCGCGTCGGCGATGAAGCCGGCCGAGCACCCCACGTCCAGCGCGCGCAGCCCGGTCAGGTCGTCCCGCCCCAGGAAGTGGCGCAGCACCGCGAGGATCTTGTCGGCCTTCCGCCGCCTGGCCTGCTCGTCGAGCATCTTCGGCATGAGTTCGGAATAGGCCAGCTGCGCGGTGCGGTCCTTCGCCATGGCTCTCCACTGTAGGGGGTCCCGGCGGCCCAGCCCCGGACCGGCGGTGTGTCCGCTCGGGTGCGGCAGCGGTCCCGCCCCAGGACTTCGACGGCGTGGACACCGGAGTGGCCCGGCAGCAGGCTTGGGGGTGAACGTCGCAAACATCCACCCGCGCCGGTGACGGCGGGCTCGTCCCCGCGGCCCTCACCGCGGGGGCGAGACGGGTGCGGCCGGTACGGTCGCCATGCCGGCCAGGAACGGCAGGCGCGGGTGGTGGGATGGCTCCGGTCACCTGAGCCCGGTGACCTCCCGCTCGGCGACGATCCGGGTACCCGTTTCCCCGGCGAGCAGCGCGGCGGCGTCGGTCAGTTCACCGATCACCGCGATGCTCCCTGGGCGTCGCTCGGCGAACCGGCAGGCCGCCTCAGCCTTCGGGCCCATCGAGCCGGCCGGCAGGCCCAGCCGCCGCAGCTCCCCGGGCGTGGCCTCGGTGATCGGCCGCTGCCGCGCGGTGCCGAAGTCCCGCATCACGTACGGCACATCGGTCAGCAGCAGGAGCGCGTCGGCGTCGAGGCGCTCGGCGAGCAGCGCGGCCGCGAGGTCCTTGTCGATGACCGCCTCGACGCCACGTGGACCGTCCGGGCCAACGACGACCGGGACGCCGCCACCGCCCGCGGCGATCATCACGCAGCCCGTTTGGAGCAGGCGATGGATGATCGGCAGCTCGACGATGTCGTGCGGCTCCGGCGACGGCACGACGCGCCGCCAGAACCCCCCGTCGGGGCGCATGACCCAGCCCAGGTCCTCCGCGAGCCGGGCCGCCTCGTCCGCGCTGTAGACCGGGCCGACGAACTTGGTGGGCCAAGCGAACGCGGGGTCGTCCTCCCTGACCACGGTCTGGGTGATGAGTGCGACGACCTCGCGGCCGGGCCGGGCGCGGCGCATCTCCCGGGCCAGCCAGTACCCGATCATCCCCTGCGTCTGCGCGTCGAGGGCGTCGAGCGGGTAGGGCCGGTGCAGACGCGGGTCGATCGTGCTCTCCTCGGCCAGCAACCCCACCTGGGGTCCGTTGCCGTGGGTCACCACCAGTTCGTGGCGATCGGCGAGCGGGGCGAGCGCCGCGACCGCCTCGGCCAGGTGCTTGAGCTGGACCTCCGCGTCGAGCGGCTCACCCCGGCGCAGGAGGGCGTTCCCGCCCAGTGCGGCGACGACCCTCATCGCGCACCCTCCAGCAGGCCTTGAAGGAGGGCGTAGAGCACGGCCTGCGCGACCGGCAGCCGGTTGGCGGCCTGCCGGAACACCGCCGAGCGCGGCCCGTCGATGACGTCGGCGCTCACCTCCTCGCCACGGTGGGCGGGCAGGCAGTGGAGGAACACCGCGTCGTCGCGCGCCTGCGCCATGAGCCCCGCGTCCACGCGGTACGGCCGCAGGTCGGCCGCGCGCCGCTCCCGTTCCTCGCCGGGGTCGCCCATCGACAGCCACACGTCGGTGTAGACCGCGCTCGCCTCCTTGACCGCCTCCGCCGGGTCGTGGGTGAGCAGGAGACGGCCGCCGTGCCGCTCGATCTCCTCGGCGGTGAACGCGACGACGTCGTCCGCCGGCTCGTACCCGGGCGGCGTGGCCACGGCGATGTCCATGCCGCTCAGCGCGGCGGCCTCCATCAGGCTGTGGGTGACGTTGTTCCCGGCCCCGACGTAGGCGATCCTCCGGCCGCGGAGCGTCGTGAAGCGCTCCTGGAGCGTGAACAGGTC contains:
- a CDS encoding glycosyltransferase family 4 protein → MRIILVGPTHPLRGGVAQHTTEFAHRLTAAGHEVAVVSWSEEYPEWLRPGSSLRIADDRPEIPAHPRTRYPLTWRRPDGWWRTGRELRRAGAEVVAFAHVNTFQAPAYLTLLSALRRGAGPRPRLLAVCHNVLPHERTRYDVPLARALLRRVDGVLVHSEAQAGLARSLTRAPVVVASLPPHLPAAGGPGTGAREPRRRLLFFGMVRPYKGVDVLLRALAQVPDVALTVAGEFWGGVEPYRRLVEELGLAGRVTLRPGYVPAEEIPRLFADADALVLPYRSGTATQNVYLAFAHGVPVIATRVGSMPGQVRDGVDGILCEPGDVAALVAALRRFYEPGVAEKLRAGVRPPDTAGAWARYVQAFETLAHPAGLPRRLSRPEPETAR
- a CDS encoding lysylphosphatidylglycerol synthase domain-containing protein: MPTIARLTPRRALGWLFVVAAVALGGYALAAEWQAVRADLGRLHPLAYLASLAAVVVALAASMLVWRSLLAALGSPLPVGPAARIVFLANLGKYLPGSVWPMIAQMELGHTYQVPRRRSAAAFVLYSLLTLGSGAFAALVTLPWVAAGASYEYRWVFLLGLLLLAGLHPRVLNPALGLLFRLTRRPAPECPLTLRGVGAAFGWALLTWLAYGVHAWVLAAGLGAPYGQAFLLCVGGFALAWCAGFLAVVAPAGAGVRDWALVALLLPVLDRPAALVVALLSRLLMSVGDLVVAGLVLWAGARRRRPTPVRAG
- a CDS encoding class I SAM-dependent methyltransferase, with product MPNNFALGIPTEYGFELPRKRHALARPYLAGPDATLLDFGCGNGANTVLFAPDVRQVVGVDVVPEHVEQASKYAAEQGLGNVEYVLYDGDRLPFPDASFDNVVSFEVLEHTADDRHALAEVRRVLKPGGVLAMSVPNKWYLMETHGFDLRPRWVKWNRVPLLSWLPTPIHERYACARIYTRRRIFRLLEAGGFEVLEHRYIMPPFDRVNRPLPRKVLRAVFRRIDASPLRVIGVAHFIAARRRA
- a CDS encoding class I SAM-dependent methyltransferase, translating into MAKDRTAQLAYSELMPKMLDEQARRRKADKILAVLRHFLGRDDLTGLRALDVGCSAGFIADALAEAGLVSHGVDIDMPGLRRAHARFGDRVRFVCGDGERLPFPDGTFDVIVFNHIYEHVVNPDGVVAELRRVLAADGVLYLGLMNRLGPIEPHYRLPFLSYLPPTLADRYVRLSGRAEKYHERSRTRWGLRRMLRGFQVWDYTLPVLTDPVRFAATDIVPGRIAKLPPAVLRALLPVVPTYIWVATKADRTPGGPALPQGPTRA
- a CDS encoding carbamate kinase, with protein sequence MRVVAALGGNALLRRGEPLDAEVQLKHLAEAVAALAPLADRHELVVTHGNGPQVGLLAEESTIDPRLHRPYPLDALDAQTQGMIGYWLAREMRRARPGREVVALITQTVVREDDPAFAWPTKFVGPVYSADEAARLAEDLGWVMRPDGGFWRRVVPSPEPHDIVELPIIHRLLQTGCVMIAAGGGGVPVVVGPDGPRGVEAVIDKDLAAALLAERLDADALLLLTDVPYVMRDFGTARQRPITEATPGELRRLGLPAGSMGPKAEAACRFAERRPGSIAVIGELTDAAALLAGETGTRIVAEREVTGLR
- the argF gene encoding ornithine carbamoyltransferase, encoding MKDLLRIADLTAGDLARLLRLTAWFADNPYGSEGLLRHRTVVLYFAKPSTRTRVSTETAVVRLGGTPISVGPGELQLGRGETIADTARVLSSYASAIVIRTFADAEVRELAAAAEIPVVNALTDGHHPLQAIADLFTLQERFTTLRGRRIAYVGAGNNVTHSLMEAAALSGMDIAVATPPGYEPADDVVAFTAEEIERHGGRLLLTHDPAEAVKEASAVYTDVWLSMGDPGEERERRAADLRPYRVDAGLMAQARDDAVFLHCLPAHRGEEVSADVIDGPRSAVFRQAANRLPVAQAVLYALLQGLLEGAR